Proteins encoded in a region of the Marinococcus sp. PL1-022 genome:
- a CDS encoding exonuclease subunit SbcD, protein MRLLHTADWHLGRTLEGRSRLEEQQAILDEIIQMIEEENIDAVLMAGDVFDSVNPPAAAEEMFYEAMARMSNNGRVPVIVIAGNHDHPERLAASRTLLQKHGIHLRGYPGIDPVIVPVSEERLYVQTLPYPSESRLKQAFMQEATEIDLRDAYNQKVQEIFQRLAASRRPEDTLVGMSHLFIAGSDASDSERPIEVGGAYTVTADSLPEHAVYTALGHMHRPQDVRGAGGPARYSGSPLAYSFSEAGQQKSVTIVDTNDSQKEVHISTIPLTAGKPLSIWKARNGLAELQQWVEEQRDWNAWVEVDVYVENQLSIEDIHALRTKHTGLLTIRPVYSRQELEPVESKKHIPIDQLFERFYEKQSGGAVPDPSVTNLFLELIQQEDG, encoded by the coding sequence ATGCGCTTATTGCACACCGCTGACTGGCACTTGGGGCGGACGCTTGAAGGGCGTTCGCGTCTCGAAGAACAGCAGGCCATCCTGGATGAAATCATCCAGATGATCGAAGAAGAAAATATTGATGCGGTCCTGATGGCAGGAGATGTGTTTGATTCTGTCAATCCGCCTGCCGCCGCTGAGGAGATGTTTTATGAGGCCATGGCCCGGATGAGCAATAACGGACGGGTGCCGGTCATCGTTATTGCCGGCAATCATGATCATCCGGAACGGCTGGCGGCCTCGCGGACACTGCTGCAAAAGCACGGTATCCATTTGCGTGGGTACCCGGGCATCGACCCGGTGATTGTGCCGGTTTCAGAAGAGCGGCTGTATGTGCAGACGCTTCCGTATCCTTCGGAATCAAGGCTGAAGCAGGCATTTATGCAGGAGGCAACGGAAATAGATCTCCGTGATGCCTACAATCAAAAAGTTCAGGAGATTTTTCAGCGGCTTGCAGCCTCCCGGCGGCCAGAAGACACGCTTGTCGGTATGAGCCACCTGTTTATTGCCGGCAGCGACGCCAGTGATTCCGAACGCCCGATTGAAGTAGGCGGAGCTTATACTGTCACCGCCGACAGCCTGCCGGAGCACGCTGTTTATACGGCACTGGGCCACATGCACCGGCCTCAGGATGTACGAGGAGCAGGCGGCCCGGCGAGGTACTCCGGATCTCCGCTTGCCTACAGCTTTTCTGAAGCAGGGCAGCAGAAATCGGTGACGATTGTTGACACAAATGACAGCCAAAAAGAAGTTCATATTTCTACGATTCCTTTAACAGCGGGTAAGCCGCTCAGCATATGGAAAGCAAGAAATGGGCTCGCGGAGCTGCAGCAGTGGGTGGAGGAGCAGCGGGACTGGAATGCCTGGGTAGAGGTGGATGTGTACGTGGAAAACCAGCTGTCCATTGAGGACATTCACGCCCTGCGGACAAAGCATACCGGCCTGCTGACGATACGTCCGGTCTATTCCCGGCAGGAGCTTGAACCCGTGGAGAGCAAAAAACATATTCCCATTGATCAGCTGTTTGAACGCTTTTATGAAAAGCAGTCCGGCGGAGCTGTACCTGACCCGTCGGTGACCAATCTCTTTTTAGAACTTATTCAGCAAGAGGACGGATAA
- the addA gene encoding helicase-exonuclease AddAB subunit AddA, with protein sequence MSLRTIPEKPTDARWTDSQWEAIQAEGSNILVSAAAGSGKTAVLVERVIRKITHSEEPVDVDRLLIVTFTNAAAAEMKTRVGKALEEKLKADPSNLHIRRQLALLNRASISTLHSFCMNVIRTYYYLVDVDPQFRIMDQNEGAMIQEELLEELLEENYAAENNDDFVLLADRLNKDRSDDSLREAVLRLFKYSRAHADPADWLQEVADQYHTDGSRSIEELPWGLEMMQQAKTSLAGAVLKYENAIAAAGQPDGPKANLELLQEELDTCRRALEATTWKDMQQTLAGFTFKKLGSKKEADAAPERREQIRNNRDGAKKVIQKLQEEMVAENQEDALSDIAALYPSVRELCRLVQAFSERYYEVKQKRAMMDFSDLEHTCLQILAFEESSDHYRGFFQEVLVDEYQDTNFVQEKIVTQLSSGNNLFMVGDVKQSIYRFRLAEPDLFLEKFQRYGKSDDGERIMLDKNFRSRRQVLDAVNYLFRQLMDNDLGGIAYDREAELKWGNDQYPDLGDMVTEVAVIDQEDVAENDPQAVELTNARAEARWIAQAVSHSMQNGWVTDQETGEKRRPVYRDHVILMRSMPWVNEMMEEMQAYGIPVYAEVSGGYFQAVEIQIMISLLQIIDNPLQDIPLASVLRSPIVGWDEEMLAAVRLEDKNASFYQCVELAAAGSSSMQPQAKAFLEQLEGWRSRSKYEPLSEFIWALLEETGYLDFCSGLHGGKQRRANLLALYDRARVYESTSFRGVFRFLRFIEGMKNRKEDLGTARALGEQEDVVRFMSIHKSKGLEFPIVYAAGLQKGFNVQDQRQPLLFHKELGIGMKYVDPKQRVSWPTLPHAAIKNRMKTEGLAEELRVLYVAFTRAEEQLILVSSMQKVEKKFEEWEQKSAQAGSTLELHDRLEAQHAFDWLMPVLLQHAEVDPLEQQTSKNVADHSSWRVHIVPASTLQIGSGQEEAPAQDWLQAVKDKEEVPAGEEWDEEVRRRMYWRYPYKEDTRHAAKISVSEWKRRSEDPQAEQRHAATFTSSYARRPSFMMEEAVSPAEKGTILHIVMEQLSFTGIPDEERVERLLRRLTDDEYITGAQAASVDTAAVTAFFETELGRRVLAAKTVQKEVPITAGVTGDDLENRQLLQGIADLVIQEADGRWVLIDYKTDRVQSRFPGNPKQQQEFLRERYQTQLDLYRASLESIWGTAIPEAYIFAFDGMQTIPMNGR encoded by the coding sequence ATGAGTCTGAGGACCATTCCTGAAAAACCGACAGACGCCCGCTGGACGGACAGCCAGTGGGAGGCAATACAGGCAGAAGGCTCAAATATTTTAGTTTCTGCCGCCGCAGGAAGCGGAAAAACCGCTGTGCTCGTGGAGCGGGTCATCCGGAAAATTACGCACTCCGAAGAGCCTGTGGACGTAGACCGGCTTTTGATCGTCACGTTTACCAACGCAGCCGCAGCAGAAATGAAAACAAGGGTAGGAAAAGCGCTCGAGGAAAAATTAAAGGCAGACCCTTCCAACCTGCATATCCGCAGGCAGCTGGCGCTGTTAAACCGGGCCTCCATCTCCACGCTTCACTCATTCTGTATGAATGTCATCCGTACGTATTATTACCTCGTGGATGTGGACCCCCAGTTTCGCATTATGGATCAGAATGAAGGAGCCATGATCCAGGAGGAACTGCTTGAGGAGCTGCTCGAGGAAAACTACGCCGCAGAAAACAACGACGATTTTGTTCTGCTTGCCGACCGGCTGAATAAGGACCGGAGCGACGACTCGCTGCGTGAAGCAGTACTGCGCCTGTTTAAGTATTCCCGGGCGCACGCGGATCCGGCAGATTGGCTGCAGGAGGTGGCTGACCAGTACCATACAGACGGAAGCAGGTCGATCGAAGAGCTTCCGTGGGGGCTTGAAATGATGCAGCAGGCAAAGACTTCTCTTGCCGGCGCTGTCCTCAAGTATGAAAATGCGATTGCAGCTGCCGGGCAGCCGGACGGACCAAAAGCAAACCTAGAGCTTCTGCAGGAGGAGCTTGATACGTGCCGGAGGGCTCTGGAAGCCACGACATGGAAAGACATGCAGCAGACGCTTGCCGGGTTCACCTTTAAAAAGCTGGGCAGCAAAAAGGAGGCGGACGCAGCACCGGAGCGGCGGGAACAGATAAGAAATAACCGGGACGGAGCCAAAAAGGTCATTCAGAAGCTTCAGGAGGAAATGGTGGCGGAAAATCAGGAGGATGCGCTGAGCGATATTGCGGCTCTCTATCCATCGGTCCGGGAGCTTTGCCGGCTGGTGCAGGCATTCAGCGAGCGGTACTACGAGGTGAAGCAAAAGCGGGCAATGATGGATTTTTCCGACCTGGAGCATACATGCCTGCAGATTCTGGCTTTTGAAGAATCTTCCGATCATTACCGTGGATTTTTCCAGGAGGTGCTCGTGGACGAGTATCAGGATACCAACTTTGTGCAGGAAAAAATCGTCACTCAGCTCTCCTCCGGTAACAACCTGTTTATGGTCGGAGATGTCAAACAGAGCATTTACCGTTTTCGTCTGGCGGAGCCGGATCTGTTTTTAGAGAAATTCCAGCGGTACGGAAAAAGCGATGACGGCGAACGAATTATGCTCGATAAAAACTTCCGCAGCCGCAGGCAGGTGTTAGATGCCGTCAACTACTTATTCCGCCAGCTGATGGATAACGACCTTGGAGGGATTGCCTATGACAGGGAGGCAGAGCTGAAATGGGGCAACGATCAGTATCCGGACCTCGGGGACATGGTAACCGAAGTGGCCGTGATTGATCAGGAGGATGTCGCAGAGAATGATCCGCAGGCAGTGGAGCTGACCAACGCCCGGGCAGAGGCCCGGTGGATCGCGCAGGCGGTCAGCCATTCGATGCAGAACGGCTGGGTGACCGATCAGGAGACAGGCGAAAAGCGCCGGCCGGTCTACCGGGATCACGTGATTTTAATGCGTTCGATGCCGTGGGTGAATGAAATGATGGAGGAAATGCAGGCGTACGGTATCCCTGTCTACGCAGAAGTGTCCGGGGGGTATTTTCAGGCTGTGGAAATTCAAATCATGATTTCCCTGCTGCAGATTATTGATAATCCGCTGCAGGACATTCCGCTCGCTTCCGTGCTCCGGTCACCAATAGTCGGCTGGGATGAAGAGATGCTCGCAGCGGTGCGGCTGGAAGACAAAAATGCTTCCTTTTATCAGTGTGTAGAGCTGGCCGCCGCCGGTTCCTCGAGCATGCAGCCACAGGCCAAGGCGTTTCTGGAACAGCTGGAAGGCTGGCGCAGCCGGTCCAAATACGAGCCGTTGTCAGAATTTATATGGGCGCTGCTCGAAGAGACGGGCTATCTGGATTTCTGCTCCGGGCTGCACGGAGGTAAACAGCGACGGGCGAACCTTCTTGCCCTGTACGACCGTGCCCGTGTGTATGAATCGACGTCGTTTCGCGGCGTTTTCCGCTTTCTTCGTTTTATTGAAGGCATGAAAAACCGAAAAGAAGACCTGGGGACCGCCCGGGCGCTTGGGGAACAGGAAGATGTCGTCCGGTTTATGAGCATTCATAAAAGCAAGGGGCTGGAATTTCCGATCGTTTATGCTGCCGGACTGCAGAAGGGCTTTAACGTGCAGGATCAGCGGCAGCCTCTTCTGTTTCATAAAGAGCTTGGCATCGGCATGAAATATGTCGATCCCAAGCAGCGCGTCAGCTGGCCGACACTGCCGCACGCAGCCATCAAAAACCGGATGAAGACGGAAGGTCTTGCTGAAGAACTGCGTGTGCTGTACGTAGCGTTTACAAGAGCAGAAGAACAGCTGATCCTCGTAAGCTCGATGCAGAAGGTAGAAAAGAAATTTGAAGAATGGGAGCAGAAAAGTGCCCAGGCCGGAAGCACGCTTGAACTGCACGACCGCTTAGAAGCCCAGCACGCATTTGACTGGCTGATGCCCGTCCTGCTGCAGCATGCTGAAGTGGACCCGTTAGAGCAGCAGACCTCAAAGAATGTGGCGGATCACTCCTCCTGGAGGGTTCATATTGTGCCGGCCTCGACCCTGCAGATTGGATCAGGACAGGAGGAGGCGCCAGCGCAGGATTGGCTGCAGGCGGTAAAGGATAAAGAAGAGGTGCCGGCAGGAGAGGAATGGGACGAAGAAGTCAGGCGCCGTATGTACTGGCGTTATCCCTATAAGGAAGACACCCGTCATGCGGCCAAAATTTCGGTAAGTGAATGGAAACGGCGCTCGGAAGATCCACAGGCTGAACAGCGGCATGCTGCTACTTTTACTTCCTCCTATGCACGTAGACCGTCATTTATGATGGAAGAAGCCGTAAGCCCGGCAGAAAAAGGAACCATTCTTCATATTGTCATGGAACAGCTCTCCTTTACCGGTATCCCGGATGAAGAGCGGGTGGAGCGGCTGCTGCGCAGGCTGACAGACGATGAATACATTACCGGCGCCCAGGCGGCAAGCGTTGATACTGCTGCAGTTACTGCCTTTTTCGAAACTGAATTGGGCCGGCGCGTGCTGGCAGCCAAAACAGTTCAGAAGGAAGTTCCTATTACGGCAGGAGTGACCGGGGACGACCTTGAAAACCGGCAGCTCCTTCAGGGAATTGCCGACCTCGTAATACAGGAAGCGGATGGCCGCTGGGTGCTGATTGATTACAAAACGGACCGGGTGCAGTCCCGGTTCCCAGGAAATCCAAAGCAGCAGCAGGAATTCTTGCGGGAACGCTACCAGACCCAGCTGGACTTATACCGCGCGTCCCTGGAGAGCATATGGGGCACGGCTATACCGGAAGCTTACATTTTTGCCTTCGACGGCATGCAGACTATTCCAATGAACGGCCGATAA
- the addB gene encoding helicase-exonuclease AddAB subunit AddB, with protein sequence MSLQFYLGRSGMGKSTAMYQEINEMITRDPNGPPVIVITPDQMTFQVEQQLVRLSEKGMTRAQVYSFPRLAWKVFQETGGAAKTALQKTGKQMLIRKVISEQRKHFRLYETSSYTDGFIDQVDEVITEWKTHNVSKTAMRDMATELESSGATGADRILTAKLQDLLLIWEEMDKIIGDRYIGSEEQLFWLTEKVASSAYLAEAVVYIDGFHRFTPQELSVVGQLLQYSQDVRVALTLDDLTNKEDTHPAPDMFRQTAKTYYQLNGLAEEHAVAVEKPYWFNGGATNKHEALQHLERFMENRSYKTSRGGGAVTVKNAVNRRTEVEECARDIAALVRDHNYRYEDIAVVARNPGDYNHIIETVFQDYRVPVFVDETRPVLNHPVVEFIRSALETIAERWRYESVFRTFKTDMLFDVHESWTEARKQVDFLENYVLARNVKEKDWKSEEQWVYRYHATNVEDEWEHKDNHEIERDIHQTRMRLSAPLFSLQARLKKARTVREKAGALFTFLEELRIPEKLEMMRDDCLHHNRLEMAREHEQIWDMIVDLLEQMVEVAGDDKAGMQTFQQMMEAGFTKATFSIVPPSLDQVTAADMERSRLLDIKVVYLLGVNEGVLPAALEESSMLQEGDRAWLEQQGIELEESGEAKLLNENFLIYRTMSLPSDRLIVSYPMADEEGKRLQPSIVIQQLLDMFPDQAPVLIQNEPGVYSKEEQLHFVNASMKTMSFLIGELERCRQGEDVAELWWSVYNVFVKNNRMEKLTKSLFYRNEAVALSRETTRELYGRKMKTSVSRMEQYEACAFRQFASYGLKLKERQLYKLEAPDIGQLFHAALKDVTKSVYRDGRTWEELSEQNARDYAEEAVHELAPAIQRQILLSNSRHQYLLKKLEETVQRASMILSQQAKSSRFSPIGLEVGFGPSEEIPPLLFELSDGTQMEVAGRIDRVDQAVSDSGVLLRVIDYKSSAKDLRPEEVFFGLALQMLVYLDVVLSFSEEWLGTKADPAGVLYFNVHNPIIQAGRSWSPEDIEQEMMKQFRMKGILPDDPGIAKMMDERLEARADSFIVPARLNKGGGFNKQSPVVSKEQFERLRGHIREKIRHIGEQLRAGDTSIQPFQMKQKKACDYCEFHSVCQFDRGFPGNEFRSFRSGGMKWETLFQEEENDESEDHS encoded by the coding sequence ATGAGCCTACAATTTTATCTCGGACGCTCCGGAATGGGTAAGTCCACCGCCATGTACCAAGAGATCAATGAAATGATCACCCGTGATCCCAACGGACCTCCGGTTATCGTTATTACCCCTGATCAAATGACTTTCCAGGTGGAACAACAGCTTGTCCGCCTGTCGGAAAAAGGGATGACAAGGGCCCAGGTTTACAGCTTCCCGAGACTTGCGTGGAAGGTTTTTCAGGAAACGGGAGGAGCAGCCAAAACCGCCCTTCAGAAAACAGGTAAACAGATGCTGATCCGCAAAGTGATCAGTGAACAGCGTAAGCATTTTCGGCTGTATGAAACGTCGAGCTATACGGATGGTTTCATTGACCAGGTCGATGAAGTAATTACAGAATGGAAAACTCATAACGTATCCAAAACGGCTATGCGCGATATGGCGACAGAGCTGGAAAGCAGCGGAGCAACCGGCGCTGACCGCATTTTAACCGCAAAGCTGCAGGACCTTCTGCTCATTTGGGAAGAGATGGATAAGATCATTGGTGACCGCTACATCGGAAGTGAAGAGCAGCTGTTCTGGCTGACTGAAAAAGTAGCCTCGTCTGCATACCTTGCAGAAGCAGTCGTTTATATTGATGGCTTCCACAGGTTCACGCCGCAGGAGCTTTCAGTGGTCGGGCAGCTGCTTCAGTACTCGCAGGATGTGCGGGTGGCATTGACGCTCGACGATTTAACAAATAAGGAAGACACACATCCGGCTCCGGATATGTTCAGACAGACAGCAAAAACGTATTACCAGCTGAACGGGCTGGCAGAGGAGCATGCCGTAGCGGTGGAGAAGCCGTACTGGTTTAACGGCGGAGCGACAAATAAGCACGAAGCGCTGCAGCATTTAGAGAGGTTCATGGAAAACCGTTCCTATAAAACAAGCCGGGGCGGAGGTGCTGTTACAGTTAAAAATGCGGTCAACCGCCGTACAGAGGTGGAGGAATGTGCGCGGGATATCGCGGCGCTTGTCCGGGATCATAATTACAGGTATGAGGATATTGCTGTCGTCGCCAGAAACCCGGGGGACTACAATCATATAATTGAAACCGTGTTTCAGGATTACCGGGTTCCGGTGTTTGTGGATGAAACGCGCCCGGTACTGAATCACCCGGTAGTGGAATTTATTCGGTCAGCGCTTGAGACCATTGCAGAACGGTGGAGATACGAGTCAGTATTCCGGACATTTAAAACAGATATGCTGTTTGACGTACATGAGTCCTGGACGGAAGCGAGAAAACAGGTAGACTTTCTGGAAAACTACGTGCTCGCCCGAAACGTCAAAGAAAAAGACTGGAAAAGCGAAGAACAGTGGGTCTACCGGTACCATGCCACCAATGTGGAGGACGAGTGGGAGCATAAAGACAACCACGAGATCGAAAGAGACATTCATCAGACACGAATGCGGTTGAGTGCTCCATTATTCTCGCTGCAGGCAAGACTGAAAAAAGCACGGACTGTACGGGAAAAAGCGGGCGCATTATTTACGTTTTTAGAGGAGCTCCGGATACCGGAAAAACTTGAAATGATGCGCGATGACTGCCTCCATCATAACCGTCTGGAGATGGCAAGAGAGCATGAGCAGATCTGGGACATGATCGTGGACCTGCTAGAGCAGATGGTAGAGGTGGCCGGCGATGATAAGGCAGGCATGCAGACTTTTCAACAGATGATGGAAGCTGGCTTTACGAAAGCGACTTTTTCGATTGTGCCTCCTTCCCTGGACCAGGTAACTGCAGCTGATATGGAACGTTCACGGCTGCTGGATATTAAAGTGGTGTATCTGCTCGGCGTAAACGAAGGTGTCCTTCCGGCTGCCCTCGAAGAAAGCAGTATGCTGCAGGAGGGAGACCGGGCCTGGCTCGAGCAGCAGGGCATTGAGCTTGAAGAAAGCGGGGAGGCAAAGCTTCTGAATGAAAACTTCCTCATTTATCGCACGATGAGTCTGCCCTCCGACAGACTGATTGTCAGCTACCCAATGGCGGATGAAGAAGGAAAGCGGCTTCAGCCCTCGATTGTGATCCAGCAGCTCCTGGATATGTTCCCGGACCAGGCACCGGTGCTGATTCAAAACGAACCAGGTGTCTACAGCAAAGAGGAGCAGCTGCATTTTGTAAATGCCTCCATGAAAACAATGAGCTTTTTGATTGGAGAACTTGAACGCTGCAGGCAGGGAGAGGACGTGGCTGAACTCTGGTGGAGCGTGTACAATGTTTTTGTCAAAAACAACCGTATGGAAAAACTGACGAAAAGCCTGTTTTACCGTAATGAAGCAGTAGCTCTGTCAAGGGAAACAACCCGGGAGCTGTACGGGCGGAAAATGAAAACGAGCGTGTCGCGGATGGAGCAGTATGAAGCCTGTGCTTTCCGGCAGTTTGCTTCGTACGGGTTGAAGCTGAAGGAGAGACAGCTGTACAAGCTCGAAGCGCCGGATATCGGGCAGCTGTTTCACGCGGCTTTAAAGGATGTAACAAAATCGGTGTACCGGGACGGGCGGACGTGGGAGGAGCTTTCCGAGCAAAATGCCCGCGATTATGCCGAAGAAGCAGTGCATGAACTGGCTCCGGCCATTCAGCGCCAGATTCTTTTAAGCAATTCCAGACACCAGTATTTATTAAAAAAGCTTGAAGAAACCGTGCAGCGGGCTTCGATGATTTTGAGCCAGCAGGCAAAATCCAGCCGCTTTTCGCCTATTGGGCTTGAAGTAGGCTTTGGACCGAGCGAGGAAATTCCGCCGCTCCTGTTTGAACTGTCTGATGGCACCCAGATGGAAGTAGCGGGAAGAATTGACCGCGTTGACCAGGCGGTTTCGGACAGCGGGGTGCTGCTCCGGGTGATTGATTACAAGTCCAGTGCTAAAGACCTGCGTCCGGAAGAAGTATTTTTCGGACTGGCGCTGCAGATGCTCGTCTATCTGGATGTAGTGCTCTCCTTTTCCGAAGAATGGCTCGGAACGAAAGCAGATCCGGCCGGCGTACTGTATTTCAACGTACACAATCCTATCATTCAGGCGGGGCGGTCATGGTCTCCAGAGGATATTGAGCAGGAGATGATGAAGCAGTTCCGCATGAAAGGCATTCTGCCGGACGATCCCGGCATTGCCAAAATGATGGATGAACGGCTTGAGGCGCGCGCCGATTCGTTTATTGTACCTGCGCGTCTGAATAAAGGCGGAGGGTTTAATAAACAGTCACCGGTCGTGTCAAAAGAACAGTTTGAACGTCTTCGCGGCCATATCCGTGAAAAAATCCGCCATATCGGTGAGCAGCTGAGAGCAGGCGATACGAGCATTCAGCCTTTTCAAATGAAACAAAAAAAAGCATGTGACTACTGTGAATTTCATTCTGTATGCCAATTCGACCGCGGGTTTCCGGGCAACGAATTCCGGAGCTTTCGGAGCGGGGGCATGAAATGGGAGACGCTGTTCCAGGAGGAGGAAAACGATGAGTCTGAGGACCATTCCTGA
- the odhB gene encoding 2-oxoglutarate dehydrogenase complex dihydrolipoyllysine-residue succinyltransferase — MAEIKVPELGESVTEGTIAEWLKKPGDKVEQGENIAELETDKVNVEIPSEKTGVLQELLKEEGDNVEVGEVIAVVDENGEAGGGSSEEKSPEEAAPEKESEEKQEEKQEAAKEPAADKSKESTEEESKEESPADRPVASPSVRKYAREQGIDLNEVSGSDPKGRVRKEDVDNEVKGSSNKEEKQPEKPAAKTEKDEFEGKPVERIKMSRRRQTIASRLKEVQQETAMLTTFNEVDMSAIMDLRKRRKDTFQEQHDVRLGFMSFFTKGVIAALKKYPLLNAEIQATEVIKKQFYDIGMAVSTDDGLVVPVVRDADRKTFAEIEQEIMDLSLKARDNKLTLKDLQGGTFTITNGGVFGSLLSTPILNAPQVGILGMHTIQWRPVAIDQDTMENRPMMYTALSYDHRIVDGKEAVSFLVTLKQLLEDPENLLLEG, encoded by the coding sequence ATGGCAGAGATCAAAGTACCAGAACTAGGCGAATCCGTTACAGAGGGAACAATCGCAGAATGGTTAAAAAAACCAGGGGACAAAGTCGAACAGGGAGAAAACATCGCTGAGCTTGAAACTGACAAAGTGAATGTGGAAATCCCGTCGGAAAAAACTGGTGTCCTCCAGGAACTGTTAAAAGAAGAGGGAGACAACGTAGAGGTCGGCGAAGTAATTGCCGTTGTGGATGAAAACGGTGAAGCCGGCGGCGGAAGCTCAGAAGAGAAAAGCCCGGAGGAAGCGGCTCCTGAAAAGGAAAGCGAAGAAAAGCAGGAAGAAAAACAGGAGGCTGCCAAAGAGCCGGCAGCAGATAAATCAAAAGAAAGCACGGAAGAAGAATCGAAAGAAGAATCTCCGGCAGACCGCCCTGTTGCTTCTCCATCTGTGCGTAAATATGCCCGCGAGCAGGGCATTGACTTGAACGAAGTGTCCGGAAGTGATCCAAAGGGCCGCGTCCGCAAAGAAGATGTGGATAATGAGGTCAAAGGAAGCAGCAATAAAGAAGAAAAACAGCCGGAAAAACCTGCTGCAAAAACCGAGAAAGACGAATTCGAAGGCAAACCGGTTGAGCGCATCAAAATGTCCCGCCGCCGTCAGACGATCGCGAGCCGGCTGAAGGAAGTCCAGCAGGAAACAGCGATGCTGACCACGTTTAACGAAGTGGACATGTCAGCAATCATGGATCTGAGAAAGCGCCGGAAGGATACGTTCCAGGAACAGCACGACGTACGCCTCGGATTTATGTCCTTCTTTACGAAGGGTGTTATCGCGGCGTTGAAAAAATATCCGCTGCTGAACGCGGAAATCCAGGCTACAGAAGTGATTAAAAAGCAGTTCTATGATATCGGCATGGCTGTTTCCACTGATGATGGCCTCGTAGTACCAGTAGTCCGGGATGCAGACCGTAAAACGTTTGCTGAAATTGAACAGGAAATTATGGACCTTTCCTTAAAAGCCCGCGATAATAAATTAACCTTGAAAGATCTTCAGGGCGGGACCTTCACTATTACGAACGGAGGCGTTTTCGGTTCGCTGCTTTCGACACCGATTTTGAACGCTCCGCAGGTAGGTATACTCGGGATGCACACGATCCAGTGGCGCCCGGTGGCCATCGACCAGGATACGATGGAGAACCGTCCAATGATGTATACAGCCCTTTCCTATGATCACCGCATCGTAGATGGCAAAGAAGCAGTAAGCTTTCTTGTAACGCTGAAACAGCTGCTTGAAGATCCGGAAAACCTTCTGCTTGAAGGGTAA